The Xiphophorus hellerii strain 12219 chromosome 5, Xiphophorus_hellerii-4.1, whole genome shotgun sequence genome window below encodes:
- the LOC116719686 gene encoding tektin-4-like: MSSEIIVSRPHYDSRAAAQGVHQKNPPLEQEVPQASSGSATAGYRSAKYTPAEWFSNYQTILEQAGTNRKDAQNIQQESRTLSQDTEAAGLKTQATGTRLLGERLQEIHSWKSELQLHIELLQADTKSLLMVKKRLERALDATETPYAIATDNLTCRARRLGAELVRDIVEEELLKEVDLIRSIQALLKKTAAQVGTQIKRNQDAQQTLEMDWSDKCQAYSFDDACGRNHNMSPDTQQHPSSATMQEHVSTPSSWTKFTQDNLSMALQEDHATKSLRMLVEQMLQDTTEDLRVQCASVERAFSLHCEDLIEAKTQLEMKLAQTLEQIGAQEKNIEVLQRAIHNKEAPLRVAQSRLYLRSLRPNMELCRDQPQLSLEGEVRQIDASLESLKQKLSEARSSLSHLEESRMALEKDINCKTNSLFIEREKCMIHRKRYPTVSVLSGY; encoded by the exons ATGAGTTCAGAAATCATTGTGTCTCGGCCGCATTAtgacagcagagctgcagcccAAGGAGTTCACCAGAAAAATCCGCCTTTGGAGCAGGAAGTGCCGCAGGCATCCTCGGGCTCAGCCACTGCTGGGTATCGCTCTGCTAAATACACTCCTGCTGAATGGTTCTCCAATTACCAAACCATCCTTGAACAGGCCGGTACCAACCGCAAAGACGCCCAGAACATCCAGCAGGAGTCCAGAACCTTGAGCCAGGACACTGAGGCAGCAGGTTTGAAGACCCAGGCCACAGGAACGCGTCTTCTTGGAGAGAGACTCCAGGAGATCCACTCCTGGaagtctgagctgcagctgcacatCGAGCTACTGCAGGCCGACACGAAGTCACTGCTGATGGTGAAGAAGCGACTGGAGAGGGCGTTGGATGCCACCGAGACTCCTTATGCCATCGCCACCGATAATTTGACCTGCAGAGCAAGAAGACTGGGAGCAGAGCTGGTCAGAGACAttgtggaggaggagctgctgaag GAAGTGGACTTGATCAGGAGCATTCAGGCTCTTCTGaagaaaactgcagctcaggTTGGCACTCAGATCAA GAGGAACCAAGATGCCCAACAAACATTAGAGATGGACTGGTCTGATAAGTGTCAGGCCTACAGCTTTGATGACGCCTGTGGAAGAAACCATAACATGAGTCCAGACACACAGCAGCACCCCAGTTCTGCTACCATGCAGGAGCA CGTTTCTACCCCCTCATCATGGACAAAGTTTACTCAAGACAACCTGTCAATGGCCCTGCAGGAGGATCATGCCACCAAGAGTCTCAG aaTGCTTGTGGAGCAAATGCTGCAGGACACCACTGAGGATCTGAGGGTCCAATGCGCCAGCGTGGAGCGAGCCTTCAGCCTGCACTGTGAGGACCTTATTGAGGCCAAGACCCAGCTGGAGATGAAGCTAGCTCAG ACTTTGGAGCAAATTGGTGCCCAGGAGAAGAACATTGAGGTCCTACAGCGGGCCATCCACAACAAAGAGGCTCCACTGAGGGTGGCTCAGTCCAGACTCTACCTTCGCTCTCTCAGACCAAACATGGAGCTCTGCAGGGACCAACCCCAGCTCAG TTTGGAAGGAGAAGTGAGGCAGATTGATGCCTCCTTGGAGTCTCTGAAGCAGAAGCTGAGTGAAGCCAGGAGCTCCCTGTCCCATCTGGAGGAGTCAAGGATGGCTCTTGAGAAGGACATAAACTGTAAAACCAATTCACTGTTTATTGAGAGGGAAAAGTGCATGATTCACCGTAAACGATACCCAACCGTCTCAGTACTCTCAGGATACTGA